TACCAGAGGGTGGGTGCGGGTTAAATAGATTTCTTTATCTTTTAACGGCAGGGCAAAAGTAGCCTCAAAGCGGTCTTTGTCCAGATCCAACACATCCTTCAATGCCCTGGGAGCCTCTGCTAAATCCACTTTGATAAGATCATCCCCCAGGACGACAGCATGGGCGGTTTTTAAGGATTGGCGGACAAACTCAGAAACATCCACCCTCAGGCCAACGGCATCGCGGGCGGCCTCCAGTTCTCTGGAAACATCATCAACTTTGATACCTTCCTGTGCGAACATCGTCCGGGAGCGGCGCTCGCGCTCGGTAGCCGAATCCCATTGGGCGTACAAATCTTCTTTCTTGGGCTTCATGAATTCCTCGAAGCCGGGGAGATAGTGCTCAATCACCCCACCGGAGCGCTCACGCAACAGCAGTCCCTCAAAGATTGCTTCCACAATATCATCGGTGTTGACCGGCACTGGCACTGAAATCCCCAATGAAGTGCGGATACTGCGGTGCTTGCGCAGCAGAACATCCAGCACTACGCCGTCGATCTGGTTGTCGATCCCGTAATACGTCACCACGCGCACTTCATTTTTCACTTGTCCAAAGCGATCCACTCGTCCATCGCGCTGCTCGTGACGGGTGGGGTTCCAGGAAAGGTCATAGTGAATCACCGCATCAAAACCATCTTGCAGGTTGATGCCCTCGGATAAACAATCGGTAGCGACCAAGACATGCTTTTTGGCTTCTGCCAATTGCTGGACGCGCAATTCTCGTTCGGCAGGTGGCATCGTGCCGGTGACAGCCATCACTTCCACGCCCCGCAAGGCACTGCGCAAATGCTCAGCTACATACTCTGCCGTCGAGATAAAGCGGCAGAAAAGGATCGGCCGGTAGCCATCGCCAACCAGGTCTTTGACAATCTCGATGGCCTGAGCTAACTTGGCATCGGATTTGCCCGCCAGTTTATCCGCTTCACGGGCCATATCCAGCAAGCGCCTGTGAGTGCGTTCCTTTCCTTCCCCATCCTCCAATTCGCTGGCATCGCTGCCTGGGATGATGTCCAGGCCTTCGGTCGAGTCGGCATCACTCAGGTCAAAGACTGTCCTGCGTCCAATCTCATCCACACTTTGCACAGAGTCTGATTCGATTTCCAGCGTGGCTGCCCTGGCTCGTAAGGTTGCCGCTGCTGCTGCCGGGCTGGATGCCATCGCGCGTAATAATGCCAGGGCCGACCACCAGCGCACGCGTTGATGAAATTGCCCGCCTGTTTGATCTTTGACGGTCTCGCGGGCGTAGTCCAGCACCCGATTGAAAAGGCGCTTATATTCCGCAGAAAGGGTATAGGTTGTTTCGGCGTCTTTACGCTCTGCAAAATGCGTATTTGCGCCGAGATAGTTCCGAATATCCGCCCGGCGGCGCTGCACAAAGTGCTGCGCAAGCCAACGCCGGTGCCGGACATTTTCTGCCCCGCTGATATTTTCCGGTAATTCTTTGAAGCCAGAGTCTAAGAAGCCTAATAGGGAGCGGAAGGCATCTTCCTTACCGCTGTGCGGTGTGGCTGTCACCAGGATCATATGGCGAGATGGGTTTCCCGCTAGCCCTGAAACCAACTCATGTCGCTGATGACGGCCTTTGCCAGTCGCACCGCCAAAAGCGCAGGTATGCGCTTCATCCACAATTACTAACCCCGGACAAGTGCGGATAAATTCGTCCCGCCGCCGGTCGGATTTGATGAAATCCGTTGATACGATCACAAAGGGATAAATGTCGAAAAGAGATTGATCCAGGCGGGTATTCCGTTCCAGACGCGATACCGTACTCGGCAATACCAATTCGGCATCGATATGGAATTTGTTCCGCAGTTCGTCCTGCCATTGCTCGGCCAATTGTGGCGGGCACAGCACAGCCAGGCGCTCGATTTCGCCTCGATCCAGCATTTCGCGCGCCACCAACCCGGCTTCGATCGTCTTGCCGATGCCGACATCATCGGCGATCAACAGGCGCACTGGCTCCAGCTTGAGCGCCATCAGGAGCGGCACTAGCTGGTAGGGCCGGGGGTCAACCGCCAAGCGGGCAAAGGACCGGAACGGCCCGGCGCTGTTGCGAAATCCCAGCCGCACCGCATCTCTGAGTAACCGCGCCGACCGGAAATCGCCGACCTTTGTAGGATCAGGCAGACCAAACTGGGCTGGTTTCACGTTCTCCAGCGCCAGGTGGATGCCGGTAATTTCCTCGTCGATTCCACCTAAGGGTTTGACCAACAGGAATACATCATCCGAACCGGGCAACACTACCCACTCTCGATTGCGAGCTGCTACCAAAGAACCAATAGCATAATTCACAAATTACTCCTCATTTCATTGTCCATGTCCAAAGAGATACCCATGTTCTATAAATATCGCATCCCAGTCATTCAAGATTCCAAATCGGATGACAGAATAGCCCATATTCTCCAGGCAGTTTTGTTGATCTCGATCACGGTGTTGGCGATTTTCGTCCAGGTGATGATAGCCATCCACATAAATCACAGCGTAATCATCTTCGTATACAAAATCGGGGCGTGTGCTACATTCCCCAATTAGATGCTGCGCTTTGGAGGGTAGGCGGTAATGTTTGGATTGCGCGTACGAAAGCCATTTCTCTTCCAATTCGGACTGGCACAGATTGCGCAAGTGTTGGTAGTGGTCATCCCGAACTACATTCCCAGGGGACGTTTTGACAATGGCATCGCGATATTCC
This is a stretch of genomic DNA from Chloroflexota bacterium. It encodes these proteins:
- a CDS encoding DEAD/DEAH box helicase, producing the protein MNYAIGSLVAARNREWVVLPGSDDVFLLVKPLGGIDEEITGIHLALENVKPAQFGLPDPTKVGDFRSARLLRDAVRLGFRNSAGPFRSFARLAVDPRPYQLVPLLMALKLEPVRLLIADDVGIGKTIEAGLVAREMLDRGEIERLAVLCPPQLAEQWQDELRNKFHIDAELVLPSTVSRLERNTRLDQSLFDIYPFVIVSTDFIKSDRRRDEFIRTCPGLVIVDEAHTCAFGGATGKGRHQRHELVSGLAGNPSRHMILVTATPHSGKEDAFRSLLGFLDSGFKELPENISGAENVRHRRWLAQHFVQRRRADIRNYLGANTHFAERKDAETTYTLSAEYKRLFNRVLDYARETVKDQTGGQFHQRVRWWSALALLRAMASSPAAAAATLRARAATLEIESDSVQSVDEIGRRTVFDLSDADSTEGLDIIPGSDASELEDGEGKERTHRRLLDMAREADKLAGKSDAKLAQAIEIVKDLVGDGYRPILFCRFISTAEYVAEHLRSALRGVEVMAVTGTMPPAERELRVQQLAEAKKHVLVATDCLSEGINLQDGFDAVIHYDLSWNPTRHEQRDGRVDRFGQVKNEVRVVTYYGIDNQIDGVVLDVLLRKHRSIRTSLGISVPVPVNTDDIVEAIFEGLLLRERSGGVIEHYLPGFEEFMKPKKEDLYAQWDSATERERRSRTMFAQEGIKVDDVSRELEAARDAVGLRVDVSEFVRQSLKTAHAVVLGDDLIKVDLAEAPRALKDVLDLDKDRFEATFALPLKDKEIYLTRTHPLVENLATYVMDTALDGADDSIAKRCGAIRTRQVEMRTTLLLLRLRYHLKTSRGSEETTLLAEEVLPVAFRGSAEAADWLDTASAEALLSAEPDDNIFPQQATQFISQMIAGLSVLQPHLEAVALERAETLLQSHRRVRDAARHTGRYRVEPKLPVDVLGIYVFLPKVSS